In the Erythrolamprus reginae isolate rEryReg1 chromosome 13, rEryReg1.hap1, whole genome shotgun sequence genome, one interval contains:
- the ZNHIT2 gene encoding zinc finger HIT domain-containing protein 2, with protein MEASGGCGLCQAERAPYTCPRCHVRFCSVPCYREHGSCARDFQARELQLRLQGQRGDPAARSRLNEALLRLRELGEPGDSEPELGLDPQDDDLWEQLTPQQRQRFQELLSSGKISGLLPPWKPWWAVEIQGPPLVQVLGAKDAQEDSQPQQQGLEASSRPSNEETASGDSNLPPGQDSNSLPAIPDVIHPLSDLTGVPVSPLVRFQLPNVLYAYAYALSLYNGEADDAQILPEVCETLLDLSAALGAQRVFTSTGEALQAALQAVVDGHYPECPLGKTGAMQAVGQILRGPNPEKRSLFALAALAHLARLLGRGKHCLSFAEDRPRIYKAKKKCEFLLSWAKENEEQLPCLALEVQREYVAHVADAKEVGAITQELEKMWGGIVPPSKQPLIEELD; from the coding sequence ATGGAGGCCTCGGGTGGCTGCGGCTTGTGCCAGGCCGAGCGCGCGCCTTACACCTGCCCGCGTTGCCACGTCCGCTTCTGCTCCGTGCCTTGCTACCGGGAGCACGGCTCCTGCGCTCGGGACTTCCAGGCGCGAGAGTTGCAGCTGCGGCTCCAGGGCCAGCGGGGGGACCCGGCTGCCCGAAGCCGCCTGAATGAGGCCCTTCTCCGGCTGCGGGAACTAGGCGAGCCCGGGGATTCGGAGCCCGAGCTAGGCCTCGACCCTCAGGACGACGACCTGTGGGAGCAGCTGACCCCTCAGCAGCGCCAGAGGTTCCAAGAACTGCTGAGCAGCGGGAAGATATCGGGGCTCCTGCCTCCTTGGAAACCCTGGTGGGCCGTGGAAATTCAGGGACCACCCCTGGTCCAGGTCCTTGGAGCTAAAGATGCCCAAGAAGACTCTCAGCCGCAGCAGCAAGGCCTGGAGGCTTCATCCCGGCCATCAAATGAAGAAACCGCCTCAGGGGACTCCAATCTGCCTCCTGGCCAGGATTCGAACTCGCTACCTGCCATTCCTGACGTGATTCACCCATTGAGCGACCTCACCGGCGTCCCCGTCTCCCCCCTGGTGCGCTTCCAGCTGCCCAACGTCCTTTATGCCTATGCCTATGCTCTGTCCCTCTACAACGGAGAGGCCGACGATGCCCAGATTCTGCCCGAAGTCTGTGAGACCCTCTTGGACCTCTCGGCGGCGCTGGGCGCCCAGAGAGTCTTCACCTCCACGGGCGAGGCCTTGCAAGCCGCCTTACAAGCCGTTGTGGATGGGCACTACCCGGAATGCCCGCTGGGCAAAACCGGAGCGATGCAAGCGGTGGGTCAGATTTTAAGGGGGCCCAACCCGGAGAAGCGGAGCCTGTTCGCCCTGGCGGCTTTGGCCCACCTGGCCAGGCTGTTGGGTCGAGGCAAACACTGCTTGTCGTTTGCCGAGGACCGGCCCCGGATCTACAAGGCGAAGAAGAAATGCGAATTCCTGCTTTCCTGGGCAAAAGAGAACGAGGAGCAGCTGCCCTGCCTGGCTTTGGAAGTCCAGAGGGAATACGTAGCCCATGTGGCGGATGCCAAGGAAGTGGGCGCCATCACCCAGGAGCTGGAGAAGATGTGGGGAGGGATAGTGCCGCCTTCCAAGCAGCCTTTGATAGAAGAATTGGACTAA